The following are from one region of the Gossypium hirsutum isolate 1008001.06 chromosome D03, Gossypium_hirsutum_v2.1, whole genome shotgun sequence genome:
- the LOC121215422 gene encoding uncharacterized protein, translating to MFRVTETIGHRPGIPPRSYGVDLRNRRCDYKRFETLHYPCAHVVAACAKVNLNVEQFVDDVYTLKRTLRVWENEFPVLPDLSTWKVPLTTFKLVPDRGIRRNPRSRPQSSRIHNEMNIREKSDGKRCGLYRLNGHNRNKCPQRNYHVGQSSGSGRN from the coding sequence ATGTTTCGAGTTACTGAGACCATCGGTCATCGAcccggtataccacctaggtcctatggagttgatctccGGAATAGACGGTGCGACTATAAGAGGTtcgaaacacttcattatccatgtgcgcATGTCGTGGCAGCGTGTGCTAAAGTGAACCTTAATGTTGAACAATTTGTCGATGATGTATACACGCTCAAACGCACATTGCGTGTCTGGGAAAATGAGTTCCCCGTCTTGCCTGACCTGTCTACGTGGAAGGTGCCTCTAACGACTTTCAAGCTTGTCCCAGACAGAGGGATACGCAGGAATCCAAGAAGTCGTCCGCAATCATCCAGAATCCATAATGAAATgaacattagggagaaatctgacGGTAAGCGTTGTGGATTATACAGGTTAAATGGTCATAATCGGAATAAATGCCCTCAACGAAACTATCATGTTGGACAATCGTCAGGATCGGGTCGGAATTGA